A window from Felis catus isolate Fca126 chromosome B1, F.catus_Fca126_mat1.0, whole genome shotgun sequence encodes these proteins:
- the COX18 gene encoding cytochrome c oxidase assembly protein COX18, mitochondrial isoform X3: MLCRLGGRWLRPLPALQLGVRVPPLAPTSTGGIKHSALPAWAVASVSAVGSGGPGSWYEALATSAPVQGAEEVLLGVHTATGLPWWACIGLTTVALRGAVTLPLAAYQHYILAKVENLQPEIKNIARHLNQEIAIRANQLKWSKRAARLTYLKNMRRLVSELYVRDNCHPFKATVLVWIQFPMWIFMSIALRNFSTGATHSEAGFSVQEQLANDGILWFRDLTALDSTWILPISVGVTNLLIVEIFALQKTGMSRFQTYITYFVRAVSVLMIPVAATVPSVTATKESHLVRALNYQWLQCRQSKLK; encoded by the exons ATGCTGTGCCGGCTTGGCGGTAGGTGGCTGCGGCCGCTGCCTGCACTGCAGTTAGGAGTCCGGGTCCCGCCTCTTGCGCCAACCTCGACGGGCGGCATTAAGCACTCTGCTCTGCCCGCTTGGGCGGTGGCGTCAGTGTCTGCAGTGGGCTCCGGCGGCCCTGGCAGCTGGTACGAGGCCCTGGCCACGTCGGCGCCGGTGCAGGGCGCGGAGGAGGTGCTACTCGGCGTGCACACCGCCACGGGTCTGCCCTGGTGGGCCTGCATCGGCCTCACCACCGTGGCTCTGCGCGGCGCCGTCACTCTACCCCTGGCCGCCTACCAGCACTACATCCTGGCCAAG GTGGAAAATTTGCagccagaaataaaaaacattgcaAGGCATCTTAACCAAGAAATTGCAATTCGTGCAAATCAGTTGAAATGGTCCAAAAGAGCTGCAAG ACTCACTTATCTAAAGAATATGCGGAGGCTTGTTTCAGAGCTGTATGTTCGGGACAACTGCCACCCTTTCAAAGCCACTGTGTTGGTCTGGATTCAGTTTCCAATGTGGATCTTCATGTCCATTGCCCTCCGGAATTTTAGCACAGGAGCAACACATTCAGAAG CAGGTTTTTCTGTTCAGGAACAGTTGGCTAATGATGGGATCCTGTGGTTTCGTGACCTCACTGCACTGGATTCCACTTGGATTCTGCCTATCTCTGTTGGTGTCACCAATTTACTAATAGTGGAG ATTTTTGCTCTGCAAAAAACTGGAATGTCTCGTTTTCAGACGTATATTACGTACTTCGTTCGTGCAGTATCAGTGTTGATGATTCCAGTTGCTGCGACAGTACCTTCA